From Lolium perenne isolate Kyuss_39 chromosome 5, Kyuss_2.0, whole genome shotgun sequence, a single genomic window includes:
- the LOC127304377 gene encoding uncharacterized protein, with the protein MVRKVFGIRCGDRLVVQKKGEHPQLRQIYIEEGQSRPFIQHAVKLLKACDVTDDLTIIRTWDLICLATVIAPGSANLISLDYLDCMLDPRRTHEFAWDEHLLELAMQEVTKINSKTAEVVVPGNAKKNEFWITGPFALLAVVYMDHLDFPPNQHVINYSIPRVCFVTSSDFKFVVQNDADRKILNNKTVFGRRPFLELSNTPYGVAAFSNRDHVEEPVEQPVEESEVNPSASLNEWLVFPTSQDLEVPAAYKHLYEKHRSIYGRDLDTTLKNFGVGLKQMHSQRMAALLIDIDAAKKESDGPSVHFPNRGGVEDENMDGADRHDDEGTSNHDDEEIPAADSEETDNDEFVVEARAAVMDSRTLVVDMHNLLFCWILLLVEMLLVNRFLLTAL; encoded by the exons ATGGTGAGGAAAGTTTTTGGAATTCGATGCGGCGACAGACTTGTTGTTCAGAAGAAAGGTGAGCATCCTCAGCTGCGGCAGATATACATAGAAGAAGGACAATCAAGGCCTTTCATCCAGCATGCCGTTAAATTGCTCAAGGCTTGTGATGTTACGGATGACCTCACCATTATCAGAACATGGGATCTTATATGTTTGGCTACGGTTATTGCCCCTGGTAGCGCAAATCTGATTAGCCTTGACTATTTGGACTGTATGTTGGACCCTCGGAGGACTCACGAGTTTGCATGGGATGAACACTTGCTTGAGTTAGCAATGCAGGAGGTTACAAAAATCAATAGCAAGACGGCAGAGGTAGTGGTACCGGGAAATGCTAAGAAAAATGAGTTTTGGATCACTGGACCGTTCGCCCTTCTAGCT GTTGTCTACATGGATCACCTTGATTTTCCACCAAATCAACATGTCATTAACTACTCAATTCCTAGAGTATGTTTTGTGACCAGTAGTGATTTCAAGTTTGTTGTCCAAAATGATGCTGATAGGAAGATCCTGAATAATAAGACTGTTTTTGGAAGGCGTCCG TTTCTTGAACTGTCAAACACTCCTTATGGAGTTGCTGCTTTTTCCAACCGTGATCATGTTGAGGAGCCTGTTGAGCAGCCTGTTGAAGAATCTGAAGTGAACCCATCTGCCTCGCTCAATGAATGGCTTGTGTTTCCTACTAGTCAGGATCTTGAG GTTCCAGCTGCTTACAAGCATCTGTATGAGAAACACAGGTCTATTTATGGTCGTGATCTTGACACCACTCTCAAGAATTTTGGTGTTGGTTTGAAGCAAATGCATTCGCAGCGCATGGCAGCTTTGCTTATTGACATAGATGCAGCAAAGAAAGAAAGTGATGGTCCTAGTGTGCATTTCCCAAACAGAGGTGGAGTTGAAGATGAAAATATGGACGGTGCTGACAGACATGATGATGAAGGTACTTCCAATCATGATGATGAAGAAATCCCGGCAGCTGATTCTGAAGAAACAGACAACGACGAGTTTGTTGTCGAAGCAAGGGCTGCTGTCATGGACTCACGCACACTCGTCGTGGATATGCATAATCTGCTGTTCTGTTGGATTCTTCTACTGGTGGAGATGTTGCTGGTGAACAGGTTTCTGTTGACAGCCCTGTGA